The Solanum pennellii chromosome 7, SPENNV200 DNA segment AAGCTAGATCAAACACCATTTTTAAAGTCGAAAGATCATGACCCAAAGGCGAGCCCACATTTAAATAATAACACATTGATTCaacatttaattttgtttttaaaaattctacGCACATCAGTGTCATTATCATAACTAATTCAGTTAGCAGCCCATTATCCGATTGTTagccaaattttatttttagaagcAGCCAGCAAAGCATATTTTTAGTCGCTTCCATCCAAAACAAATGTCAATAAGACAACAAAGTAAGGTagcaacaaaagaaaataataataataggtgTGAATTGTTGAAATTTATCACTTTTCCACTCAATTTACACTTTTGCTTGGTGAAGAAATTCAATCTTATATTATGtaaatttaaatgtataaacTAAAGTTCACAATCTATAGtataaaatttcaacttttagcacatgtataaataaatttaagaatgGAGTAAAAGAAAAGGTAACCCAACCTAGCTTAGAAGTTGGAATCAATTATTAACACGCAGAAGGTTGTGCTGGTGCCCCCTTTCTTGCTAAAATCCGGACATAAGGTCCGGACTAAAATCGGACTAGAAAGTCTCACCCTTAGTGTCAAGCTGAGGCTTTCTCGATCCGATTCTATTGTCGTTCTTCTTAGGATTCATCttatttttctagttttttaaaaaaatagaaaaatataatgattCTTGAAGAAGATAGAAATTACAAAGCGCATGTATATTAGGGTAAGAAACCAAATCCCCAATTCTTGTTTCCAATTTTTTTGCTTCCAAATTACACCATGAAACAAGtcaataatcaagaaaaaactaAGTTacataattttccctttttatcagAGTCTCAAATTGAGTTATACAATCATTAATACAAAGACTACAAAATCAAAAACTTCACCTAGAAAAGCTGAATTATCTTTTCAATTCATGTTGCAGAGCAATTTCAAGCAAATCCTGAGATTCTTCCATCAATTGAGGACTCAATCTAAACATAAGTACACAAAACTCCATCTGATCAAGATGACCATCTCCATTCAAATCACCTTCTCTTAACATACTCATCAACTCATCATCTCTCAAATTTTGTAACCCAAGAAGTGCTGaattcttcttcaa contains these protein-coding regions:
- the LOC107026452 gene encoding calcium-binding protein KRP1-like, whose translation is MAGTTKANDFEDMLPMMANKLGGDGLIRELCNGFRLLMDKERGVITFESLKKNSALLGLQNLRDDELMSMLREGDLNGDGHLDQMEFCVLMFRLSPQLMEESQDLLEIALQHELKR